The Horticoccus luteus DNA window GCGCTGCTCGAATATCTGACGCAGACGAAGGATGTGCGCGGGGTCGGCGTGGATATGGATTTCAGCCGGATCACGGCGTGCGTGGCGCGCGGGCTTTCGGTTTACCAAGGTGACATGACGGCGTTCATGCGGCAGTTCCCGGATGGGGAATTCGATCGCGTGATTTGTTCGCGCACGGTGCAGGAGCTCGATGATCCGACGACGGTAATCGGAGAAGCGTTGCGCGTGGGGCGCGCGTTGACGGTGGGTTTTGTGAATCATGGTTTCTGGAAAAACCGGGTCGATGGCCTCGTGCGCGGCCGCAAGGTGCGCAACGAGGTTTACACGACGGAGTGGTTCGAGAGCCGGCCGGCGAACCCGGTGACGATCGCCGACTTCGAGCACTTTTGCGCGGCGAAGGATTTGCGGATCACGCGCTGTGTTTATTTGCGCGGTGACTGGAAGACGCGGTGCTGGGTGCGGCCGAATCTGTTCGCCGGCTACGCGCTTTACGATCTCGCGCGCTGACCTGTGAGGCGGCGTTGCGCGGTTGCGCGTGAGGAGAGGGCGCGGCAACGTAAGGCATGAAATTCATCCGCGCGCTCCTGTTATTTTTCGGATTGGCCATTGGTTTGAACGCGGCGGAAGCGCCCCGCATCGCGCCGCAGGCCGCCGCGGAGCAAGTCGCGGCGGGCACGGCGGTGCTCGTGGACGTGCGCGAACCGGCGGAGTGGGAGAAGACGGGCGTGGCGCAACCGGCGGTGTTGCTGGCGAAGAGCGATTACGACGCGGGCGCGAGCGATTGGACGGCGTTTCTCGAGGCGAACCGCGGCAAAAAAATCATTCTCTACTGCCACTCGGGACGGCGCGCGGGGATCGTGGCCGAGGCCCTCGCGGAGAAAGGATTTCGCGTGGCCAATGCCGGCGGATTGCAGGATTGGACCAAGGCCGGATTGCCGGTGCGTTCTGTGGAAGCGAAAAAATAGGGCGGCGGCCTACGTGAGTCGCGCGGCGCGGAAGAGACACACGCAGTCGGTGCCATCCGCGGTCGGAAGCCATTCGGGCGCGAGCGCACGGAATTCACGCGAGATCGCGCGGCGCAAACCACCGACCTCGATCACGACGATGCCGTGGGGCGCGAGGCGTTCACGGGCTTGGGCGAGAAGTTTGCGAATGATCGCGAGGCCGTCGGGGCCGCCGTCGTGCGCGAGACGCGGCTCGGCGCGAAATTCCGCGGCCTGGCGATCGACATGGGCGCTCGGCTCGTAGGGCGGGTTGCTGAGAATAATGTCGTAGGGCACTGGCGGCACGGCGTCGAACACGTCGCTCGGGTGGAGCGCGATGCGCGACTGAAGTCGATGCGCGTCGCGGTTAAGACGGGCGACGGCGAGCGCGTCGGGGGAAAGGTCCAGGGCGTCGATCTGCGCGCGGGGAAACTGGCGGGCGAGCAAAATGGCGAGGCAGCCGGAGCCGGTGCAGACGTCGACGGCGCGCCGCACCTTGACGCCCGGGAGCAGGTCCGGGAGTTGCGGGATGAGTTCGACGAAGTAGCTGCGCGGAATGATGACGCGTTCGTCGACGTGAAAGCGCAGGCCGCCGAGCCAGGTTTCGCGCGTGAGGTAGGCGGCGGGCACGCGGTCTTCGAGTCGGCGGCGGAAGAGCGTGCGGACCGCGGCGGCCTCCGTCGGCGTCAGCGGGCGGGAGAGCACGTCCGGCGAACTGTCGAGCGGGAGCTGCAACGCGTGGAGCAAGAGGTAAAGCGCTTCATCGTGGGCCTCGGCCGCGATCTGCCCGAGGGCGGCGCCGGAGCGGGCGTATTGGCTTTCCGCCCAGTGCAGCCAATCGCCGAGAGTGCGCGGAGCGGCGGGTTCAGGCCGGCGGGAGGGCATCGGTGGTGCGCACGTGTTCGTGGTGATGGATATGCTCCGGGCAGTAGCATTGGTCGCCGGCGCACTGGGAACAGTAGCGGAAATCGAGTTGGGGATGGGAAAGGTCGGTCTTGCCGCAAACGTGGCAACGATGCCGCGGTTGCGGGCCGGCGCGTTCCTGCACGAGGTGTTGCACGTCGCGGCGCATGCGGCGCCGGCGGTAGCGCAGCGTGAGATAAATATCGCGGCCGAAAAAGAGCAGGAAGTTGCCCACGGCGGCGATGACTTGCAGGCGCGTGGCAGGGCCGCCGGTGATGAACGACCATGCGTATCCGAGCCAGGCGAGCAGCGCGAGCCACTTGATCTTGATCGG harbors:
- a CDS encoding rhodanese-like domain-containing protein — translated: MKFIRALLLFFGLAIGLNAAEAPRIAPQAAAEQVAAGTAVLVDVREPAEWEKTGVAQPAVLLAKSDYDAGASDWTAFLEANRGKKIILYCHSGRRAGIVAEALAEKGFRVANAGGLQDWTKAGLPVRSVEAKK
- a CDS encoding methionine biosynthesis protein MetW yields the protein MTALVEKRTVDMQIIGEWVEPRSKVLDLGCGRGALLEYLTQTKDVRGVGVDMDFSRITACVARGLSVYQGDMTAFMRQFPDGEFDRVICSRTVQELDDPTTVIGEALRVGRALTVGFVNHGFWKNRVDGLVRGRKVRNEVYTTEWFESRPANPVTIADFEHFCAAKDLRITRCVYLRGDWKTRCWVRPNLFAGYALYDLAR
- the prmB gene encoding 50S ribosomal protein L3 N(5)-glutamine methyltransferase; translated protein: MPSRRPEPAAPRTLGDWLHWAESQYARSGAALGQIAAEAHDEALYLLLHALQLPLDSSPDVLSRPLTPTEAAAVRTLFRRRLEDRVPAAYLTRETWLGGLRFHVDERVIIPRSYFVELIPQLPDLLPGVKVRRAVDVCTGSGCLAILLARQFPRAQIDALDLSPDALAVARLNRDAHRLQSRIALHPSDVFDAVPPVPYDIILSNPPYEPSAHVDRQAAEFRAEPRLAHDGGPDGLAIIRKLLAQARERLAPHGIVVIEVGGLRRAISREFRALAPEWLPTADGTDCVCLFRAARLT